ATTGCTATAGAAAATCTCCACATAGGTACAAGACAGTAGCTTACCCTTTAGGCTGTTCCTGATGTACAAATTGGTATCTCACACAACTTTTTATAGGTTCGTCTGCAAGTTCAAAATGTAGAGAAACCTCTCTACCGTGGGACTTTCCATTGCTTTCAGTCCATCATAAAGCAAGAATCTGTAAGTACAAAATTAttgctttgtgtatttttttttttaatctttgtgtATTTTGGCTCAGGAGAGTGGGaaagctgttaaaaacaaaGGTGACAAATATTGAAGATCAAGAGAAAAGCATGCTCTGAACCTCTCCTCACCATAGGGCAGATATTGTAGTCAGAACTTTGCCAGAAACTTTGGGAAGAAGATCACTAAGTCAGAAGATGGTATTTTGAGgttaactttttaaataaaataagaagttATTTAAATAAGTAGTTTTCTGAGAATATAAGCAATGAGTAAAGAAATTGGTGAGgtgtttttgctgctgctgaaactTTAGGACCATTGTTAAAAAGGTGGCTTCAGGCTTTAAGTaagctatttaaaaagaaaaactacaagATTTGCCAGAAAACCTATCTCTGGGTAGAGTAAGATTATTTTCTGAATGTGTTCAAGTATATTTTTGTACTGCGCTACTGCTTAGCTGTTTGTGTCCTAGGCAGAGGTGAAATTGTTATTACAAAACAAGGTGGTCCTGATATGGCCACTCTTAAAAAAGAGCCAGAAAGGCTGTGTTCTGCAGTTTGAGGAGGTTATCCACAACATTGCTAAAAAGGgttttccctcccttcttccaTTAGGCTTTTGGACTTTATAAAGGTATTGGGTCACCAATGATGGGACTTACGTTCATTAACGCGCTGGTGTTCGGTGTGCAAGGAAACACCCTTCGTGCTCTGGGCAAAGACACTCCTCTGAACCAGTTCCTTGCAGGGTCAGCAGCAGGGGCCATCCAGTGCATCATCTGCTGTCCCATGGAGCTGGCAAAGACAAGGATGCAGCTTCAAGGAACAGGAGAATATAAACTAAAAACGAAGAACTACAAAAACTCTCTGGACTGTTTGATCAAAATCTATCAAAAGGAAGGGCTGAGGGGTATTAACAGGGGCATGGTTTCTACCTTCATAAGAGAAACTCCGAGCTTTGGCTTTTACTTCCTGACCTATGACTGCATGACTCGGTATTTAGGCTGTGAAGCTGAAGACAGTTACGTTATTCCCAAACTGCTGTTTTCTGGAGGCATGTCGGGCATAGTGTCGTGGCTCTCGACCTATCCCATGGACGTGATCAAATCGCGGCTTCAGGCCGACGGCGTCGGAGGCGTCACGCAGTACAACGGCATCCTGGACTGTGTCCGGAAGAGCTACCACGAGGAAGGCTGGAGGGTGTTCACAAGAGGTCTCACTTCCACGCTTCTCCGTGCTTTTCCCGTCAATGCAGCTACCTTTGCTACTGTCACTGTGTTCCTAATGTACATGAAGTCAGAAGACAACCTTCCTGAATGTGAACCAGGTCCAGTAATCCATCAGCCTTCCAGTTTGTGAACCTTCTCTCTTTGTTCTCCTCATCCAAAGCCCAGCTGGTTGGGTTTTGTGAAACACGAACACTTGACCCACACAAGTAGTGTAGATTTATGCTATCTGTATAAAGAATTCCTAAATGTATCAAATTAGGGTTTCATCTCACTACTTGCATAAACAGCATCTTGCCTTATTCAGGACTCCATATCTAGTAGTATTCAAGTAAGAGGGGGACCTACCTTTAGAAAGTTGCTGTTGTGGCTCCAGAAGAGGTACTGGAGAGTGTTCTAGCACCAGAAATCTAGGTTTTTTTCACTCAGGTTCTGAATGACTGAGTTGAGTTGaatgcagaaatgttttcatgaAAGAAATATTCATTTTGTATGTGACAGGAGTAAGTGTACTCCTCTAAGGTGAAGAAGTGGGAAGAAGTTTAATGGTGGAGGCATTTTGCAGGTAACCCTGAACTGTAAAGACATGGACTAGCATTCAGCTAGTCCTGTGTTTTAGTTGTCCTTTGCTTTTATATGTCAATGGTTTTAGTAGCAACTTTGTTCATACTGAtttgtaaaaaacaaacaaaaaaatttgtaCCTAAGTTACTCCCTGACCTTTCAGCTTTGAATAAATATCTTAAGCACAAAGTTAGCATCTGCACTCGAATGCACTTGTTCTTTAAATCTCAAGGCTTGTAAGGATTTAGGGAAACTCAAATCTAGTAGGACTGGTGTTATTTGCCCTCACCTCTTTCTCATTTGGTGGGTGCACAGACTGCATTGAGTAGTTCAGTCCAGTGGACTTTGTTCTCTGAAGTTAATGCAACGTTGCACCACTTCTCCCAACATGCCCCATAGCAGCCAGTGATGTACAGAAGTCAAAGTCCTGCCTGTGGTATTGCACAAAATGTTTGTGGGTGCAATGTTAGCTTAGCAGCTTGAAGTATCTTAgaaatacatacatatttagGACTGGAGGTTTCATACCTTTCCAGAAAATAGGGGTGTAAGTGTCTGAAATGGTTGCTGTTCAATACACTTGCATTAGGAATTTAAACAATACTGATTTTTATGTATTTAGTTACAGTGCTACTGGAAAGACTGAAAAGGATTTTAGagaattttcttgtttcattaatctgctgtaatttttttttttaccagtctGTTCAAGAAGAATTGAACTAGCCAAAGAGCTACAAATAGTTATTTAAGATTTGAGCTAAAAGCTACACATATTGGGCACAAATAGCCAGAAGGAAAGAGTGTATGTGTGTGAgcaatgttttaaaacatatcAAACTAGTTCAGTAAGTACAACTTGTTACAGTTTTGGTTGGGACAAGTGCAATATGTGTTTAATATATACGAATTTTCTAAAGCGTTATTTCATAGCATTTTGCACTGTAACAAAATATGCTGGAGAAACCTGTAAAACTGGTATGTCTTTTTATACCTTGAAGGTATGGTGGATGTTTTAGTGCCTACTTGCACTGAGATTCAAATTGAATGTTAAATCTGTCTACTAAGCTGCATATGCGCAACAAGTCACAGCAAATACCATTTACACCTTTGTACAGGAGTATGTCAATTCTTGTGTATATAttgaggaaataaattttttttaaattttgccttTGGTTCTTTGAAGTTTggtttttcttatgttttacTCAGATGCTTCTTTGTGTTAAATCAAGCTTGCATGAGGATGGGGATTCTGGTTTTTGCCAGGGAAAACTTGCTCTGCCTTGCGTGCACCTTGGGAAGGGTAGGGCCTTGCTCTGGCTTAGGCCCCACCAAAGAAAGGCAGTTGCCTGATCTCAGTTCTTTAAACTGACCTTTCCTCTACTGAAAGAACAATCTTGCTTTTAGAGCCAAAGAGCTGCCTCTATGCTTAGACACTTCCTATTCTGCATTCATTTGCTTTAATCTCTGCTGATCAGCACCAAGGCACAGCTGGGGAAGACAAGGCTTGAGTCCCTGCAGGGTCACATCCAAATCAAGTAGCAGGTGTCCATTACCTGCCTGGGCAACGTGTTCCAGCACCTCACCgctctcacagtaaagaatctCTCCCTAACACCCAATCTAGATCTACTCTCAGTTTGAAATTGTTACCCCTTATAACTCCAcacccttgtaaaaagtccttctccaCATTCCCAGTAAgtcccctttagg
The window above is part of the Vidua macroura isolate BioBank_ID:100142 chromosome 6, ASM2450914v1, whole genome shotgun sequence genome. Proteins encoded here:
- the SLC25A29 gene encoding mitochondrial basic amino acids transporter isoform X1 yields the protein MALDFLAGCVGGAAGVLVGHPFDTVKVRLQVQNVEKPLYRGTFHCFQSIIKQESAFGLYKGIGSPMMGLTFINALVFGVQGNTLRALGKDTPLNQFLAGSAAGAIQCIICCPMELAKTRMQLQGTGEYKLKTKNYKNSLDCLIKIYQKEGLRGINRGMVSTFIRETPSFGFYFLTYDCMTRYLGCEAEDSYVIPKLLFSGGMSGIVSWLSTYPMDVIKSRLQADGVGGVTQYNGILDCVRKSYHEEGWRVFTRGLTSTLLRAFPVNAATFATVTVFLMYMKSEDNLPECEPGPVIHQPSSL
- the SLC25A29 gene encoding mitochondrial basic amino acids transporter isoform X2, whose translation is MMGLTFINALVFGVQGNTLRALGKDTPLNQFLAGSAAGAIQCIICCPMELAKTRMQLQGTGEYKLKTKNYKNSLDCLIKIYQKEGLRGINRGMVSTFIRETPSFGFYFLTYDCMTRYLGCEAEDSYVIPKLLFSGGMSGIVSWLSTYPMDVIKSRLQADGVGGVTQYNGILDCVRKSYHEEGWRVFTRGLTSTLLRAFPVNAATFATVTVFLMYMKSEDNLPECEPGPVIHQPSSL